A DNA window from Streptomyces parvus contains the following coding sequences:
- a CDS encoding S1 family peptidase: MRLSRPHSLTRRARFIAGATGLAAAAALAVPATAASAQPAPKTFSATELNRTAASVRTADVGGTAWYVDGASGKVVVTADSTVSKAEIAKLRSEAGANADALVVKRTPGKFSKLIAGGEAITTGGARCSLGFNVQDGAGAKFALTAGHCTNIGSSWSIGTTTGSSFPGDDYGIIRHSDPGAADGRVSLYNGGYQEIDGAADATVGQSVQRSGSTTGLHGGSVTGLNATVNYGADGIVSGLIQTNVCAEPGDSGGALFSGSTALGLTSGGSGNCSSGGTTFYQPVTEALSVYGVSII; encoded by the coding sequence GTGCGACTCTCTCGCCCCCACAGCCTCACGAGACGAGCACGATTCATCGCCGGGGCCACCGGCCTTGCCGCCGCGGCGGCGCTCGCGGTCCCCGCCACCGCCGCGTCCGCCCAGCCGGCCCCGAAGACGTTCAGCGCCACCGAGCTCAACCGGACCGCGGCCTCTGTCCGTACCGCCGACGTCGGTGGCACGGCTTGGTACGTCGACGGCGCGTCGGGCAAGGTCGTCGTCACTGCCGACAGCACGGTCAGCAAGGCCGAGATCGCCAAGCTGAGGAGCGAGGCCGGCGCCAATGCCGACGCTCTCGTGGTCAAGCGCACCCCCGGGAAGTTCTCCAAGCTCATCGCGGGTGGCGAAGCGATCACCACAGGCGGAGCCCGCTGCTCCCTGGGCTTCAACGTGCAGGACGGCGCGGGCGCCAAGTTCGCCCTGACCGCCGGCCACTGCACCAACATCGGCAGCTCGTGGTCCATCGGCACCACCACCGGATCGAGCTTCCCCGGCGACGACTACGGCATCATCCGGCACTCCGACCCGGGCGCGGCCGACGGCCGTGTCTCCCTCTACAACGGCGGCTACCAGGAGATCGACGGCGCAGCCGACGCCACCGTCGGCCAGTCCGTCCAGCGCAGCGGCAGCACCACCGGCCTGCACGGCGGCTCCGTCACCGGTCTCAACGCCACCGTCAACTACGGCGCCGACGGCATCGTCTCCGGTCTGATCCAGACCAACGTCTGCGCCGAGCCCGGCGACAGCGGCGGCGCGCTCTTCTCCGGGAGCACCGCGCTCGGCCTCACCTCCGGCGGCAGCGGCAACTGCTCCTCCGGCGGCACCACGTTCTACCAGCCCGTCACCGAGGCGCTCAGCGTCTATGGAGTGAGCATCATCTGA